From a single Lolium rigidum isolate FL_2022 chromosome 7, APGP_CSIRO_Lrig_0.1, whole genome shotgun sequence genomic region:
- the LOC124672685 gene encoding putative FBD-associated F-box protein At5g22720, with the protein MSRKKAKVDAVEGDAAAADDRLSALPDELLHKVMSFLRAWEVARTCVLSRRWRSLWASAPCINLRVCCEARHRPLPMQLSRFANHFLLLREVSAPLDTLRLLSSPTHNETLYYPYTSSPEYDDDGDDYCCTDVEMTLTQLSSQCPSLEVLELKECFLDGPQISSASLISLTMVECRIMADLSVAAPNLISLHCVCPYHRAPSFENMASLATGTIMLNDSFLHDKFEYKYKDLNPDVFECDSDEGSDSNDDNYDSDADSDLITCEGFYGAKVLGGQNVICSLSNATSLELIADAGEVILNRELEMCPIFSNLKVLSLGEWCMAADLHPLVLFLQHAPNLERLFLKLKMDHEEIEENINPEGSSFACKDLATVKIKCHKEDERVHVLAQFFVANGIAMEKISVDHRPTRVTRQTCESFILTMITVIFSHQAQITAAELE; encoded by the exons ATGTCCCGCAAGAAAGCCAAAGTTGACGCTGTCGAGggagatgctgctgccgccgatgATCGTCTCAGCGCCCTCCCGGACGAGCTCCTCCACAAGGTCATGTCGTTCCTGAGGGCATGGGAGGTGGCTCGCACCTGCGTGCTCTCGCGCCGCTGGCGCAGCCTCTGGGCTTCTGCGCCCTGCATCAACCTCCGGGTCTGTTGCGAAGCCCGCCACCGCCCGCTCCCCATGCAACTTTCCAGGTTCGCCAACCACTTCTTGCTCCTGCGGGAGGTGTCTGCGCCGTTGGACACACTCCGGCTCCTGTCCAGCCCCACCCATAACGAGACTCTGTACTACCCTTACACTTCCAGCCCCGAATATGACGATGACGGGGATGACTACTGCTGCACGGATGTCGAAAT GACATTAACACAGCTCTCTTCTCAGTGTCCCTCTCTGGAAGTCCTGGAGCTCAAGGAGTGCTTCCTGGATGGCCCCCAGATATCGTCTGCCTCACTTATTAGTTTGACCATGGTCGAGTGCAGGATCATGGCGGATCTCTCCGTTGCTGCTCCTAACCTCATATCGCTGCACTGTGTCTGTCCGTACCACCGTGCTCCTTCATTCGAAAACATGGCGTCTCTGGCCACGGGCACCATCATGCTTAATGACTCTTTCTTGCATGATAAGTTCGAATACAAGTACAAAGATCTCAATCCAGATGTATTTGAGTGTGACAGCGACGAAGGCAGTGACTCAAATGATGATAACTATGATAGTGATGCTGATAGCGACTTGATTACCTGTGAAGGATTCTATGGTGCTAAAGTTTTGGGTGGCCAAAATGTTATCTGCAGCCTTTCAAATGCTACAAGTTTGGAGCTGATAGCTGATGCCGGAGAG GTGATCCTGAATAGGGAATTGGAAATGTGCCCAATTTTTAGCAACCTGAAGGTGTTATCCCTTGGTGAATGGTGTATGGCTGCTGACCTGCATCCATTAGTTTTATTCCTGCAGCATGCTCCAAATCTGGAGAGGCTTTTTCTTAAACTTAAAATG GACCATGAGGAAATAGAAGAGAATATCAATCCAGAGGGTAGTTCATTTGCTTGCAAAGACCTTGCAACAGTCAAGATAAAATGTCACAAGGAGGATGAAAGAGTTCATGTGTTAGCACAGTTTTTCGTGGCTAATGGCATAGCCATGGAAAAGATATCTGTCGATCACCGTCCGACTCGCGTCACTCGCCAAACTTGTGAGTCATTTATTCTTACT ATGATTACTGTCATATTCTCCCACCAGGCACAGATCACGGCTGCAGAACTTGAATAG